A single Pseudochaenichthys georgianus chromosome 10, fPseGeo1.2, whole genome shotgun sequence DNA region contains:
- the zic3 gene encoding zinc finger protein ZIC 3, giving the protein MTMLLDSGPQFASLGVGGFGTPRHHDLGNRDPGLGLNPFADPPHSAAFKISPGVAHDIASSQTSAFTPQATGYAAALGHTHGGQVGSYGGGAFNSTRDFLFRNRGVGESTGPSAQHGLFAASAGSLHGPSGMSDNPGHLLFPGLHDQGVSHTSPSGHVVNSQMHLGLRGDIFGRPDPYRPVASPRTDHYGAQLHNYSHPINMNMGMNVPTHHGPGAFFRYMRQPIKQELSCKWIDENQMNRPKKTCERTFSTMHEMVTHVSMEHVGGPEQSNHICFWEDCPREGKSFKAKYKLVNHIRVHTGEKPFPCPFPGCGKIFARSENLKIHKRTHTGEKPFKCEFDGCDRRFANSSDRKKHMHVHTSDKPYICKVCDKSYTHPSSLRKHMKVHESQASESSPAASSGYESSTPPVLVSANTEDPTKTPPLAVQNTSGHSEGLAPNFNEWYV; this is encoded by the exons ATGACTATGCTTCTTGATAGCGGTCCGCAGTTTGCATCGTTAGGAGTCGGGGGTTTCGGTACACCACGGCACCACGACCTCGGGAACAGAGACCCGGGTCTGGGGTTGAATCCCTTCGCCGATCCCCCCCACTCCGCAGCTTTCAAAATCAGCCCCGGCGTGGCACACGATATCGCCTCCAGCCAGACATCAGCGTTCACCCCGCAAGCCACTGGATATGCAGCTGCCCTGGGACACACTCACGGCGGGCAGGTGGGCTCGTACGGCGGGGGAGCTTTCAATTCAACACGGGACTTTCTCTTCCGGAACCGGGGTGTTGGAGAGTCCACGGGGCCGAGCGCACAGCATGGCCTCTTTGCAGCTTCGGCGGGTAGCCTCCACGGTCCGTCCGGGATGAGCGATAACCCCGGACATTTGTTGTTTCCAGGACTTCACGACCAGGGGGTGAGCCACACTTCACCGAGTGGACATGTTGTTAACAGCCAAATGCATCTTGGCTTACGTGGGGACATTTTCGGACGACCTGATCCGTACCGTCCGGTTGCGAGCCCTCGGACGGACCACTACGGGGCTCAGCTCCACAACTACAGCCATCCCATCAACATGAACATGGGGATGAATGTGCCGACACACCACGGTCCCGGGGCCTTCTTTAGATACATGAGACAACCAATTAAACAAGAATTATCCTGCAAATGGATTGACGAGAACCAGATGAACAGACCCAAAAAGACTTGCGAGAGGACGTTCAGCACAATGCACGAGATGGTCACTCATGTGTCCATGGAGCATGTTGGCGGCCCGGAGCAGAGCAACCACATCTGCTTTTGGGAGGACTGCCCGAGAGAAGGGAAATCTTTTAAGGCCAAGTACAAACTCGTCAACCACATCCGTGTGCACACGGGAGAAAAACCATTCCCATGCCCATTCCCCGGATGTGGGAAAATATTCGCCAGATCGGAAAATTTGAAAATCCACAAAAGAACACATACAG GTGAGAAGCCGTTTAAGTGTGAATTTGATGGCTGTGACAGACGCTTCGCCAACAGCAGCGACAGGAAAAAGCACATGCATGTGCACACATCAGACAAGCCATACATCTGCAAAGTGTGCGACAAGTCATACACACACCCCAGCTCTCTCAGGAAACACATGAAG gtACATGAGTCTCAAGCATCCGAATCGTCTCCAGCAGCCAGCTCTGGATACGAGTCGTCCACACCACCAGTGCTGGTCTCAGCCAACACGGAAGACCCGACAAAAACACCGCCATTAGCGGTGCAAAACACGTCTGGTCACAGCGAAGGACTGGCACCCAACTTTAATGAATGGTACGTTTGA